In a single window of the Acyrthosiphon pisum isolate AL4f chromosome X, pea_aphid_22Mar2018_4r6ur, whole genome shotgun sequence genome:
- the LOC107885082 gene encoding uncharacterized protein LOC107885082: MKNILPNGKNKCWKPSLLESSSAFAYFCNNLTGLQEDIDKRQSKYSQYGATIQPYIIFVGKDLSSIDSSYIRVNKKLWCFDCPLKALEICFKSYFVFNCAYPAECYDSWLVIQQYLFKLFTKYDKSTSIDYNYFCYI; the protein is encoded by the exons atgaaaaatattttacctaatggaaaaaataaatgttggaaGCCTTCATTATTAGAATCTTCTTCTGCATTTGCTTATTTTTGTAAT aatcTGACTGGTCTTCAAGAAGATATTGATAAGAGACAGTCAAAATACAGTCAATATGGAGCTACAATACAGCCTTATATAATCTTTGTTGGAAAAGATTTAAGCTCCATTGATTCTTCTTACATCAgggtaaataaaaagttatggTGTTTCGACTGTCCTTTAAAAGCTcttgaaatttgttttaagtcatattttgtatttaattgtgCTTACCCTGCGGAATGTTATGACTCTTGGCTTGTAATTCaacaatacttatttaaattgttcacaaaatatgataaatcaaCTTCTATAGACTATAACTACTTCTGTTACatctaa
- the LOC115033122 gene encoding uncharacterized protein LOC115033122, with translation MQEIVDGISDLFSSGIVSFLKNMVMPHLKECSISEKNEIDYLFDTLANPFFNFKTEYQRFQFFEGVFEAAFKYTEASTNQNQILSSFLNGTTWKSIKYKFSNKIVFPIFLYYDDVEIGNPLGSHSGIHKMGCVYYTIPAFPPEYLSTLDNIFAAFLFHSSDLGNSKFNNKTMFASLISDLIDLQENGITITVNSNIIQVYFVLGLVLGDNLGLNSILGFVSSFSANYCCRICCSHKTSAQKMLLECTESLKNEENYKLDVLQENVSETGVNELCVFNAIPNYHLIINSVCDFMHDVTEGVARYDMTVIITQLINDKYFTLIVGELVPIETPVWQLYIALRKIVDICCAKTIQSECSHLLDQIVAEHNRLYLLLSRSNLKPKFHMLTHYGRVLIKNGPLILTSCIRFEAKHKISKAFAN, from the exons ATGCAGGAAATAGTAGATGGAATATCAGATTTATTTTCTAGTGgtattgtttcatttttaaaaaacatggtTATGCCTCATTTAAAGGAGTGCagtatttctgaaaaaaatgaaatagattatttatttgatactttGGCTAAtccttttttcaatttcaaaactGAATATCAgagatttcaattttttgagg GGGTTTTCGAAGCAGCCTTTAAATATACTGAAGCTTCTACTAACCAAAATCAAATACTTTCATCATTTCTAAATGGTACTACTTGGAAgtcaatcaaatataaatttagtaataaaattgtttttcctaTATTCTTGTATTATGATGATGTTGAAATAGGAAACCCTTTAGGATCGCACTCTGGTATACATAAAATGggctgtgtatattatacaattcctGCTTTTCCCCCAGAATATTTATCaacattagataatatatttgctGCATTCTTATTTCACTCTTCAGATCTgggaaattcaaaattcaataataaaactatgttCGCTTCTCTGATTAGTGATTTAATTGATTTACAAGAAAATGGAATTACTATTAcagttaattcaaatattattcaggTGTATTTTGTTCTTGGACTAGTCTTGGGTGACAATTTGGGTCTTAATTCTATATTAGGCTTTGTGTCAAGTTTTTCAGCCAATTATTGTTGTAGAATTTGTTGCTCCCATAAAACAAGCGCTCAAAAGATGCTTTTAGAATGTACAGAATCActtaaaaatgaagaaaactATAAGCTAGATGTCCTTCAGGAAAATGTATCTGAAACAGGTGTAAATGAACTTTGTGTATTTAATGCTATTcctaattatcatttaataattaatagtgtatGCGATTTTATGCATGATGTAACAGAGGGAGTTGCTCGTTATGATATGACTGTTATAATCacacaattaataaatgataa gtattttacattaattgttgGCGAACTAGTTCCTATAGAAACCCCTGTTTGGCAATTGTATATAGCGTTGCgaaaaattgttgatatttgCTGTGCAAAAACAATTCAATCCGAATGTTCTCATTTATTGGACCAAATAGTGGCTGAACATAATAgactttatttgttattatctaGAAGTAATCTTAAACCTAAATTTCACATGTTAACCCATTATGGGagagttttaattaaaaatggacCATTAATATTGACTTCTTGTATTCGATTTGAAGCCAAGCATAAGATATCAAAAGCTTTTGCAAATTAA